ATGTTGCTTGTACTTGAGCTGAGAAGCTTGTATTTCCTGAAGCAACTACTGATTGTTGTTGGCTTGTTTGACGCGCTTTGTAAGCTGCTTCTGCTTCTGCAGCGACACGTGCTTCTGCCTCTGCTGCTGCTTTCTGCTCCAACAAACTAGCTTTTTCACCTTCTGCAGTAGCTTTCTCAGCAGCAAGATTCAACTCTGCCACCTTCAACTCAGCTTGCTTAGTTGTCAATGCCTGCGCATCGTCAGCCAATTTTTGTTGGTTAGCAATAACTGTATTAATTGCTTCATTATTGGCTACTTGTTTATCAGAAATTGCTTTTTTATCAGCCTTTTGTTGCTCCAACATTTTGTTGTTAGCCGATACAATCTCGCTCATTGCAGCAACACGCGAAATGGCTTCTGTGATTGATTTTGAGTTTACAATTGTATTAATGTAGCTAGTCGCAGCTCCATTTGTCTGTGCGCTACGTGCTTGTTTTTCTAAAGAAGCATTACGAGCCACGATATTTTTAGAAAGCTCTGTAATTTCTCCTTCAAGTTTTTTAGATTCAGCTTGTAATTTTTCGTTTTCGGATTGCAAGCTTGCTTGCTCTGCTTGAATTGTTGAAACTTGACCTTGGATTTGATCCACTTGCTTTTGAGCTTCTTGTTGTTGCGCTGTTAAACTGCTAATTTTATTATCTTGAGCAGCAATTTTTTCATCAGTTGTTTCTGCACGAACAGTTGTCAATACTGCTGTTTGTGAGACCAATACTGTACTTAACAAAAGTGACGCTAAGATTTTTTTCTTCATATTCTGTCGATACTCCTTCTATTTGAGACATTACTAGTATACCAAAAAAAGACATAATAAATATTACGCCTTTGTTACATTTATATTTCTTTCTTATAGATAAATTTTTTCAAAAATAAATTGAAAAATGACAATCCATAAGAAGTTCAGAATCATTGATGGGACAAGGCTATAGACGATGAATACCGGCATGGAATCTACAGTCAGTCCTACGGCAAGAGCCAAAAGATAGCTCCCCATATCAAACAGAAAACTGATCACAATAATGGTCAACATCCTTGTCCAACGATTTGTCAAAATCACGCTATTGAACTTGTGGAGCGAAGCACCTATCAAGATAAACAAAAGCGTGGCAATTCCAATCAAGTGGAAAAAATAGATATCGTAAACCAAACCCACTATAAAACAATAGACTAGGTAGAGATATTCTGAAACCTCAATTGTCTCAAATAAGAGAAACAAAAACAGAAAATGACTGGCTAAATGAAAGTGGGGGAAAAAGGATCCCACCAGTTGTCCAATATGAGCATCAATTAGCACAACAAAAGGGAGTAAAAAGAAAATACCAATTTGTTTTAACAATCTCATTGCTAATTCCCCACTAACTCTACCACATGAAGATCTTTGATATCAGCACTTAACTTTACAGTTACCTCTCGTGTTAGATAGTCACTGCTGTGCGTTGTACCAACAATCTCTCCAACAGGAATATCTTTGACATTAAAGTTTCCTAGCCCACCTGTAGTCACCTTGTCTCCAGCACTGATGTCACTATTACTATTTAATTGACTGATTTTAAGCAGTTCAGATTCCTTGTCATAACCAACGATAATTCCGTAAATTTCAGTAGAACCGTGTTGGATTTTAACAGAGATCTTATCCGTGTTTTCAGCGTTGGTTAAAAGATTGACAGTTGTTGAATGATCTTCCACCTTTGAAACACTACCAACCAAGCCCCCGTTTGCAATGGCCAACATATTTTCAGAAGCTCCTTTTAAACTTCCTACATCAATTGTTAACTCTTGCTTCCAAGATACTGGAGCACGCATAATCACATCTGCTGCTAGGGTTTTTGTAGCCTGCAATTTTGACTTCATCTCTAGCAACTGACGTAGTTGTTCATTTTCTGTTTTTAAACGTTCTGATTGATTAGACTCCACCTCTAATTGATAGAGTTGTTTTTTTAGACTCTCGTTTTCATTGTAAGTCTGCGTCAAATGGCCCAAATCCGATTTGAAAGTATCAAACCATTGAAAGGGTTTTTGAACAATTCTATCTACTAAAGAAATCCCATCTCCTAGTTTTGTCACAATAGCACTTGAATAGGTTGTCACTAATAGTACAGAAACTGCCAGAACTGTGACAAAAACGATGATTAGATATTTTGATTTTTTAAAACGGTTCATATTCCTACCTTTTTACTAAAGATCTACTACTGTGATTTTTTATCAATCTTACAAATCCACTAAGATTTTAAGAAAAATAAGAGACATCCCAGCACCAGAATCACAAGAATCGCCAGTGTATCCTTTTGACTCCATCTCAACTGTCTATACTGACTTCTACCCTTTCCTCCCTTATAACCACGCGCTTCCATGGCAATTGCCAATGAATCTGCACGCTTTAAGCTCGTCGCAAAAAGAGGAATTAAAATCGGAATCATAGCCTTTACTTTTTGAACGATGCTACCTTCGCCAAAGTCAACTCCACGGGCTTTTTGAGCATTCATAATTCGCGTTGTGTCATCCATCAAGGTTGGAACAAAACGCAAACTCATTGATAACATGAGACCAATTTCATGAACGGGAACTTTCACGCGTTTCAGCGGTGCTAAAAGAGCTTCAACTGCAGCTGCCAGACTCAAAGGCATGGTCGTTAAGGTTAGCAAGGTTGAAAAGAAAATAATCAACACAAAACGACAGAAAATGATTCCAGCTTGTTGCAACGCATAATCCGTTATTCTTATAAAAGAAAACTCAAATAGGACATTCCCACTTGAAATGAAAAAGAGTTGAAATAGAGTCGTAAAGGCAATCAAGAAGAACATGGACTTTAATCCCTGAACGAAAAATGAGAGAGAAACACCCGACAAAGCGATAAATATACCTGTCGCTACAAAAAGAATGAGATTGGCAAGGGGATTATTGGCCCAAAATACAATCAAAATCAACAGGATCATAGCGAGCAATTTACTACGGGGATCCAAGCGATGAATGATGGAATCTCCTGGTATATAACGCCCTAAAATCATACTATCCATTTAGCGACTCCTTAAACTCCTCTATCTTGATTGGCAGTTTTTTAAAAGCTATACCTCTATCTGCCAAACGTTTGCAAAAGGCTGTGATTTTAGGCACACCTAACTGCACATTTTCCATAAAGG
Above is a window of Streptococcus oralis subsp. dentisani DNA encoding:
- the pcsB gene encoding peptidoglycan hydrolase PcsB; translation: MKKKILASLLLSTVLVSQTAVLTTVRAETTDEKIAAQDNKISSLTAQQQEAQKQVDQIQGQVSTIQAEQASLQSENEKLQAESKKLEGEITELSKNIVARNASLEKQARSAQTNGAATSYINTIVNSKSITEAISRVAAMSEIVSANNKMLEQQKADKKAISDKQVANNEAINTVIANQQKLADDAQALTTKQAELKVAELNLAAEKATAEGEKASLLEQKAAAEAEARVAAEAEAAYKARQTSQQQSVVASGNTSFSAQVQATSTTDEEDSSYTPAPAPAPARQRPTYSSNASSYPTGECTWGAKTLAPWAGDYWGNGAQWATSAAAAGFRTGSTPQVGAIACWNDGGYGHVAVVTAVSSSTRIQVSESNYGGDRTIGNKRGWFNPTTTSEGYVTYIYPN
- a CDS encoding energy-coupling factor transporter transmembrane component T family protein yields the protein MDSMILGRYIPGDSIIHRLDPRSKLLAMILLILIVFWANNPLANLILFVATGIFIALSGVSLSFFVQGLKSMFFLIAFTTLFQLFFISSGNVLFEFSFIRITDYALQQAGIIFCRFVLIIFFSTLLTLTTMPLSLAAAVEALLAPLKRVKVPVHEIGLMLSMSLRFVPTLMDDTTRIMNAQKARGVDFGEGSIVQKVKAMIPILIPLFATSLKRADSLAIAMEARGYKGGKGRSQYRQLRWSQKDTLAILVILVLGCLLFFLKS
- the mreC gene encoding rod shape-determining protein MreC, whose product is MNRFKKSKYLIIVFVTVLAVSVLLVTTYSSAIVTKLGDGISLVDRIVQKPFQWFDTFKSDLGHLTQTYNENESLKKQLYQLEVESNQSERLKTENEQLRQLLEMKSKLQATKTLAADVIMRAPVSWKQELTIDVGSLKGASENMLAIANGGLVGSVSKVEDHSTTVNLLTNAENTDKISVKIQHGSTEIYGIIVGYDKESELLKISQLNSNSDISAGDKVTTGGLGNFNVKDIPVGEIVGTTHSSDYLTREVTVKLSADIKDLHVVELVGN
- the mreD gene encoding rod shape-determining protein MreD, which translates into the protein MRLLKQIGIFFLLPFVVLIDAHIGQLVGSFFPHFHLASHFLFLFLLFETIEVSEYLYLVYCFIVGLVYDIYFFHLIGIATLLFILIGASLHKFNSVILTNRWTRMLTIIVISFLFDMGSYLLALAVGLTVDSMPVFIVYSLVPSMILNFLWIVIFQFIFEKIYL